In Setaria viridis chromosome 5, Setaria_viridis_v4.0, whole genome shotgun sequence, the genomic stretch GGGCCGGTCCAGATCACGCTTCTCCCAGTCGCTCATGGCCACGCTATCGGGCTTCTCCATGTTGAGGTCCAGCACCTCCTTGGCGTACTCCTTGAGGCCCAGCCTGTCCCCGCCCACGAGGCCCAGGTAGTCGTCGCATGGGCCCTCCAGCTCCACGGGCGCCGCGCACACGAGCCCGTGGTCGTCGGCCAGCTTCGCGGTGGCGTCCAcaacgccgacgccgacgagccgcACCCGGGGGTCGCGGAGGAACGCTTTGAGCACCTCCGGGACGCGGGCGAGGTAGAGCAGCTGGAGGAcgaggcagccggcggcgccgccggcatgGAGCTGGAGGACGGCCGCCCTGGGGGCCATCCACGCGGGGCCGCCGCCCCTGGCGGGCTGCTTGTTCCACTTGCAGTCGAGGCCGACGACGAGGGGCGCGCCGCGCGGGTGGGAGGCGCGGAGGCCCCGCACCCAGGCgtccgcgacggcggcgtcgcgggtGACGGTGGCCGCGATCTCGACGGAGCCGAAGCGGAAGGTGGAGACGGAGAGGTAGCCGTGGCCGGACGGGATCGCCCTCGGCATTCTGGTTGCTGATGATCGGGGGCGGCGCATGCATGAGCTGATCGCATCTACTACTTGATTTGATTGGCACCTCCTTTTGGAGAACCTCTGCAATGGATTGGAGCGTCAA encodes the following:
- the LOC117859278 gene encoding uncharacterized protein yields the protein MPRAIPSGHGYLSVSTFRFGSVEIAATVTRDAAVADAWVRGLRASHPRGAPLVVGLDCKWNKQPARGGGPAWMAPRAAVLQLHAGGAAGCLVLQLLYLARVPEVLKAFLRDPRVRLVGVGVVDATAKLADDHGLVCAAPVELEGPCDDYLGLVGGDRLGLKEYAKEVLDLNMEKPDSVAMSDWEKRDLDRPHIGYACVDAYVSCRLGERVLLGR